One segment of Deltaproteobacteria bacterium DNA contains the following:
- a CDS encoding NAD(P)-dependent alcohol dehydrogenase produces the protein MKALAFLGIGKVGIVEKPIPDPGPNDAVIKTTASLICTSDVHTVRGVIAIPEGRVLGHESVGIVYKVGANVTRCKEGDRVTVCAITPCGKCEYCQRGFSSQCGGMLGGYKYTTQRDGNMAEYFFVNDADYNLTPIPKALTDEQALYTTDMMTTGLAGAENAEIPPGGTVAVFAQGPVGLCSTMMARLLGAGLVIAVESRPDRKALAKKIGADVVVDPTQGDVVEQIRQLTGGEGVDSAIEALGHPVTFENCIKATKPGGVISNVGYHGEAGNTLSLPLPEFGLGMGDKKIRTALCPGGRERISRLLRLLETGKVDPTPLTTHRFPFAQVERAFHMMETKEDNIVKPLITF, from the coding sequence ATGAAAGCACTTGCCTTTTTAGGCATTGGTAAAGTTGGCATTGTCGAGAAACCCATTCCAGACCCCGGACCGAACGACGCGGTCATCAAAACCACGGCTTCACTGATCTGCACCTCGGATGTCCACACCGTGCGCGGTGTGATTGCCATTCCCGAAGGCCGAGTGCTTGGTCATGAGAGTGTCGGCATCGTCTATAAAGTTGGCGCAAACGTCACACGGTGCAAAGAAGGAGATCGGGTGACGGTCTGCGCTATCACGCCGTGCGGCAAGTGCGAGTATTGCCAGCGCGGCTTCTCTTCCCAATGCGGCGGCATGCTCGGCGGCTACAAGTACACCACGCAGCGGGACGGGAACATGGCGGAGTATTTCTTCGTGAACGATGCCGACTACAACCTGACCCCGATTCCCAAGGCTTTGACCGATGAACAAGCGCTGTATACCACCGACATGATGACAACGGGCTTGGCTGGGGCTGAGAACGCCGAGATTCCTCCAGGCGGTACGGTCGCGGTATTCGCCCAAGGTCCCGTCGGTCTCTGTTCCACGATGATGGCGCGCTTGCTCGGCGCCGGTCTGGTGATCGCGGTCGAGTCAAGACCAGACCGTAAAGCGCTCGCCAAAAAGATCGGCGCGGATGTGGTGGTCGATCCCACTCAAGGCGATGTGGTCGAACAGATCAGGCAGCTCACCGGCGGGGAAGGCGTCGATTCGGCGATTGAAGCGCTCGGCCATCCGGTGACTTTTGAGAACTGCATCAAGGCAACAAAGCCTGGCGGCGTTATCTCCAATGTTGGCTATCACGGCGAAGCGGGCAATACGCTCAGCCTCCCGCTTCCCGAGTTTGGCCTTGGCATGGGCGACAAAAAGATTCGCACGGCCCTGTGTCCCGGCGGGCGCGAGCGGATATCCCGCTTACTGCGTTTGTTGGAGACGGGGAAGGTTGACCCGACGCCGCTCACGACCCATCGGTTCCCCTTCGCTCAAGTCGAGCGGGCGTTTCATATGATGGAAACGAAAGAAGACAATATCGTCAAGCCGTTG
- a CDS encoding LLM class flavin-dependent oxidoreductase: MIRLGFWAPVYGNWIFSKHPDTQNASFEYTRQLTALAEQIGFATTLLAEHTFNPFDAEKDQLETWTSTAGLATITKHIELMPAVRPTFKHPVLVAKMAGNIDHMSNGRMSINLVSGWWQKESDAMGLPSLAHDDRYRRSEEYLTILKGLWTQPHFSFSGQYYHVNDVTLAPPPVRRPHPKIYLGGESDLAQRLAAKFADEYLINGRPVEETKALIDHVRPYVAACGRELQFGISAFVICRDTEEEALAEHARLHALRAEEAIDGVDRKVVMIRTYAYRPGAVGSNGGTDAGLVGTPQQIADRLKAFLDIGVTTFLLQFHPMLEEMQRFGEQVVPLLEKAGVWKHPARGLEQATY, from the coding sequence ATGATTCGCTTAGGTTTTTGGGCTCCTGTCTATGGTAACTGGATCTTCTCGAAACATCCCGACACACAGAACGCCTCGTTCGAGTACACGCGTCAGTTGACAGCGTTGGCCGAACAAATCGGCTTCGCCACGACGCTGCTGGCTGAGCATACCTTCAACCCATTCGATGCCGAGAAGGATCAGCTCGAAACTTGGACGTCGACTGCCGGCCTAGCCACGATCACGAAACATATCGAATTGATGCCCGCCGTGCGTCCGACGTTTAAGCATCCCGTGCTGGTCGCCAAGATGGCTGGCAACATCGACCACATGAGCAATGGGCGCATGTCGATCAACCTCGTCTCCGGGTGGTGGCAAAAAGAGAGCGACGCCATGGGGCTGCCCAGCCTCGCGCACGATGATCGCTATCGACGGTCGGAAGAATATCTGACCATTCTCAAAGGACTATGGACGCAGCCGCATTTCAGTTTCTCCGGGCAGTATTATCACGTGAACGATGTCACGCTGGCTCCACCGCCGGTGCGCCGACCCCATCCCAAAATCTATCTCGGCGGCGAATCGGACCTCGCCCAACGCCTAGCCGCGAAGTTCGCCGATGAGTATCTCATCAATGGTCGCCCGGTCGAGGAGACCAAAGCGCTGATCGACCATGTCCGTCCGTATGTTGCAGCTTGTGGGCGCGAGCTGCAGTTCGGCATCAGCGCCTTCGTCATTTGCCGCGATACGGAAGAGGAAGCGTTGGCGGAACATGCGCGCTTGCATGCTCTGCGCGCCGAGGAGGCGATCGATGGGGTCGATCGTAAGGTCGTGATGATTCGCACCTACGCCTATCGCCCCGGCGCGGTCGGCTCGAATGGCGGCACCGATGCCGGGTTGGTCGGTACGCCGCAACAAATTGCTGACCGCCTCAAGGCGTTTCTCGATATCGGCGTCACCACGTTTCTCCTCCAATTCCATCCCATGCTGGAGGAAATGCAACGTTTCGGTGAACAGGTCGTGCCGCTGCTGGAAAAAGCCGGCGTCTGGAAGCATCCGGCGCGTGGATTAGAGCAGGCAACTTACTAA
- a CDS encoding amidohydrolase family protein: MAQLLLKNARLIDGMTDQPQDRMSILVDGERIAKVEHGDLPSPAGGQTVDLGGKTVLPGLIDTHVHATFMDSESLPLFLAAGVTTVRDVGAKLEKVAQLKADLNSGKKLGPRMFILGPLLDGTDQSFEYGGPMGEMLDSIPSPDAVPQKIGELLKAGVDGIKLYFTLPPDTAKAVIKFVDNRVPVTGHLGYSHSLDLIKAGINGLEHVWISPYNDFCALDMQFGPGTGVMSMMNPKFWTLTVKGWEETDLQSQRAKTWFGAMVDHQVNMGTTLDLLWMAKCGREAAMQDPDRQYIPPMVLARQKAMIAHIGERPDWDMHPGFFDPAHCARALEKHQEVTRILHEAGGLVVGGTDCGGLPFPPPGFALLREVELLAEAIGTMGAIKAVTSVAATYLRQQENLGSITPGRYADFLVVDGDPLRDAHEIRKLTTVYRGGVAHDPQQLLQQVPKSEVMLGH; the protein is encoded by the coding sequence ATGGCGCAACTCTTACTGAAGAATGCGCGGTTGATCGACGGCATGACCGACCAGCCGCAAGACCGCATGTCTATCCTCGTCGATGGCGAACGCATCGCCAAAGTCGAACACGGCGACCTGCCGTCGCCCGCCGGCGGGCAAACGGTGGACCTGGGAGGGAAAACCGTGCTCCCGGGGCTCATCGACACCCATGTCCACGCAACCTTTATGGACAGCGAATCGCTTCCGCTCTTCCTCGCCGCCGGAGTCACCACCGTGCGCGACGTCGGCGCGAAGCTGGAGAAGGTCGCACAGCTCAAGGCCGACCTCAACAGCGGCAAGAAGCTGGGGCCGCGTATGTTTATTCTCGGTCCGCTGCTGGACGGCACAGATCAGAGCTTCGAGTACGGCGGGCCGATGGGAGAAATGCTCGATAGCATTCCCTCCCCGGACGCAGTGCCGCAAAAAATCGGCGAGTTGCTCAAAGCCGGCGTGGACGGCATTAAGCTCTACTTCACCCTGCCGCCGGATACCGCCAAGGCGGTCATCAAGTTCGTCGATAATCGCGTACCGGTAACCGGCCACCTCGGCTACTCGCATTCCCTGGACCTCATCAAAGCCGGCATCAACGGGTTGGAGCACGTGTGGATCTCGCCCTACAACGATTTCTGCGCTCTGGATATGCAGTTCGGCCCCGGCACCGGCGTCATGTCTATGATGAACCCCAAGTTCTGGACCTTGACGGTCAAGGGTTGGGAAGAGACCGACTTGCAAAGCCAACGTGCGAAAACGTGGTTCGGTGCTATGGTCGATCATCAGGTCAATATGGGCACCACGCTGGACCTCCTGTGGATGGCCAAATGTGGGCGCGAAGCCGCGATGCAGGACCCAGACCGGCAATACATTCCGCCCATGGTGTTAGCACGACAAAAAGCCATGATCGCGCATATCGGCGAGCGACCGGATTGGGATATGCATCCCGGCTTCTTCGACCCCGCCCATTGCGCGAGAGCCCTCGAGAAGCATCAGGAAGTCACGCGGATTCTGCACGAAGCCGGCGGACTCGTCGTGGGCGGCACGGATTGCGGCGGGTTGCCGTTTCCGCCGCCGGGGTTCGCGTTGCTGCGCGAAGTCGAGCTGCTGGCGGAAGCCATTGGCACGATGGGCGCGATCAAAGCTGTCACTTCAGTGGCAGCGACCTATTTACGCCAGCAAGAAAACCTGGGCAGCATTACCCCCGGTCGCTATGCGGACTTCCTGGTTGTCGATGGCGACCCGCTACGCGATGCCCACGAGATCCGCAAGCTTACGACCGTGTATCGAGGTGGAGTGGCGCACGATCCCCAACAACTGTTACAGCAGGTGCCGAAGTCGGAGGTAATGCTCGGGCATTAA